The following are from one region of the Jeongeupia sp. USM3 genome:
- a CDS encoding DUF2474 family protein, translated as MRNAERRGRWRGALWFVGLWVAGVLALTAVAGFFRLLMRWVG; from the coding sequence ATGCGCAATGCCGAACGCCGGGGCCGCTGGCGCGGCGCGCTGTGGTTCGTCGGCCTGTGGGTCGCCGGCGTGCTCGCGCTGACCGCCGTTGCCGGATTCTTCCGACTGCTGATGCGCTGGGTCGGCTAG
- the ccoG gene encoding cytochrome c oxidase accessory protein CcoG has translation MSKTIPIVPVAADAAYETTINVAGRRKIHARMAHGFWSNWRIAAVVATQLFFYLVPWWQIDGRQALLFDLETFRFNVFGMVWLPQDLIYLAALLIFCAVALFAWTAVAGRLWCGFTCPQTVYTEMFMWIERWVEGERNARIKLDRAPASAGKIARKAVKHGLWVALALWTGFTFAGYFTPIRPLWQAALAWSVGGWTTFWILCYALVTYGHAGWLREQICLHMCPYSRFQSAMFDRDTLVVSYDSQRGEPRGGRRKDADFAGDGLGSCVDCTVCVQVCPTGIDIRNGLQYECIGCGACIDACNDVMDRMDYPRGLIRFTTEHAQAAGAGRATIARRMLRPKVLAYAAVLAVIAAASAIGLVNHQPLKLEIARDRGVLARTTDEGGIENVYLLTIQNTDDKPHRYRLSAAGLPGLASSQQVPVTVAAGGSQTVSLRLSVAEMPSSRQTVSVTLAAIDAPRQSVTETTTFLAP, from the coding sequence ATGAGCAAAACCATCCCCATCGTCCCGGTCGCGGCCGATGCCGCGTACGAGACGACGATCAATGTCGCCGGCCGCCGCAAGATCCATGCACGCATGGCGCACGGCTTCTGGAGCAACTGGCGCATCGCTGCAGTGGTCGCCACCCAGCTGTTCTTCTATCTGGTGCCGTGGTGGCAGATCGACGGCCGGCAGGCGCTGCTGTTCGATCTGGAAACCTTCCGCTTCAATGTATTCGGCATGGTCTGGCTGCCGCAGGACCTGATCTACCTCGCCGCGCTGCTGATCTTCTGTGCGGTGGCGCTGTTCGCATGGACCGCGGTGGCGGGGCGGTTGTGGTGCGGCTTCACCTGTCCGCAAACCGTCTACACCGAGATGTTCATGTGGATCGAGCGCTGGGTCGAGGGCGAGCGCAACGCGCGGATCAAGCTCGACCGTGCGCCGGCCTCGGCCGGCAAGATCGCCCGCAAGGCGGTCAAGCACGGGCTGTGGGTTGCGCTGGCGCTGTGGACCGGCTTCACCTTCGCCGGCTACTTCACGCCGATCCGGCCCTTGTGGCAGGCCGCGCTGGCGTGGAGCGTCGGCGGCTGGACCACGTTCTGGATACTCTGCTACGCCCTCGTCACCTACGGTCACGCCGGCTGGCTGCGCGAGCAGATCTGCCTGCACATGTGCCCGTACTCGCGCTTCCAGAGCGCGATGTTCGACCGCGACACGCTGGTCGTCAGCTACGACAGCCAGCGCGGCGAGCCGCGCGGCGGCCGGCGCAAGGACGCCGACTTCGCCGGCGACGGGCTGGGGTCGTGCGTCGACTGCACCGTCTGCGTCCAGGTCTGCCCGACCGGCATCGACATCCGCAACGGCCTGCAGTACGAGTGCATCGGCTGCGGCGCGTGCATCGACGCGTGCAACGACGTAATGGACAGGATGGACTACCCGCGCGGGCTGATCCGCTTCACCACCGAACACGCGCAGGCGGCCGGGGCGGGCAGGGCGACCATCGCCCGGCGGATGCTGCGGCCCAAGGTGCTCGCCTATGCGGCGGTGCTGGCGGTGATCGCCGCGGCATCGGCGATCGGGCTGGTTAACCACCAGCCGCTCAAGCTCGAGATCGCCCGCGACCGCGGTGTGCTGGCGCGGACGACCGACGAAGGCGGCATCGAAAACGTGTACCTGCTGACGATCCAGAACACCGACGACAAGCCGCACCGCTACCGGCTCAGCGCCGCCGGGCTGCCGGGGCTGGCGTCGTCGCAGCAGGTGCCGGTGACCGTCGCCGCCGGTGGCAGCCAGACCGTGTCGCTGCGGCTGAGCGTGGCCGAGATGCCGTCATCTCGGCAGACGGTCAGCGTGACCCTAGCGGCGATCGATGCACCCCGGCAGTCGGTGACGGAAACGACGACCTTTCTGGCCCCTTGA
- the cydB gene encoding cytochrome d ubiquinol oxidase subunit II — protein MIDITLVWAGIIALGVFIYVMLDGFDLGIGILFPFFPNEADRDVMMNTVAPVWDGNETWLVLGGAGLFAAFPVVYSAVLSALYLPLVLMLVGLIFRGVAFEIRAKATRTRHLWDLAFIAGSVLATFCQGVALGAYIQGIKVVGREFAGGGFDWLSAFSLFTGFGLVLTYALLGCGWLIIKTQGELQRRMIVLMSPLTWLLLGAIAVVSIWTPLREPAVAARWFSLPNFFWLAPVPLAVLGCAWGIRRALRQGRDYAPYFLALAIVALGYCGFLISIWPYLIPPAVTLWDAAAPASSQSFTLVGALIIIPVILAYTALGYWVFRGKVRHDDAGYH, from the coding sequence ATGATCGACATCACCCTGGTCTGGGCCGGCATCATCGCGCTCGGCGTGTTCATCTACGTGATGCTCGACGGTTTCGATCTGGGCATCGGCATCCTGTTTCCGTTCTTCCCGAACGAGGCCGACCGTGACGTGATGATGAACACCGTCGCACCGGTCTGGGACGGCAACGAAACCTGGCTGGTCCTCGGTGGCGCCGGGCTGTTCGCGGCGTTTCCGGTCGTGTACTCGGCGGTGCTGTCGGCGCTGTACCTGCCGCTGGTGCTGATGCTGGTCGGGCTGATTTTCCGCGGCGTGGCGTTCGAGATCCGCGCCAAGGCGACGCGCACGCGCCACCTGTGGGATCTGGCCTTCATCGCCGGCTCGGTGCTGGCGACGTTCTGCCAGGGCGTCGCGCTCGGTGCCTACATCCAGGGCATCAAGGTCGTCGGCCGCGAATTCGCCGGCGGCGGCTTCGACTGGCTCAGCGCGTTCAGCCTGTTCACCGGCTTCGGCCTGGTGCTGACCTATGCGCTGCTCGGCTGCGGCTGGCTGATCATCAAGACCCAGGGCGAACTGCAGCGGCGGATGATCGTGCTCATGTCGCCGCTGACGTGGCTGCTGCTCGGCGCGATCGCCGTCGTCAGCATCTGGACGCCGCTGCGCGAGCCGGCCGTCGCGGCGCGCTGGTTCAGCCTGCCCAACTTCTTCTGGCTGGCGCCGGTGCCGCTGGCGGTGCTCGGCTGCGCCTGGGGCATCCGCCGGGCACTGCGGCAGGGACGCGACTACGCGCCGTATTTCCTCGCGCTGGCGATCGTCGCCCTCGGCTATTGCGGCTTTCTGATCAGCATCTGGCCGTACCTGATCCCGCCGGCGGTGACGCTGTGGGACGCCGCCGCGCCGGCGAGCAGCCAGTCATTCACGCTCGTGGGGGCGCTGATCATCATCCCGGTCATCCTCGCCTATACCGCGCTCGGTTACTGGGTGTTCCGCGGCAAGGTCCGCCATGACGACGCGGGGTACCACTGA
- a CDS encoding autotransporter outer membrane beta-barrel domain-containing protein — protein MKPASTRIFALTPIMLGVAILCWSQQSNALAVVDTSGTTTVNLDSLPDPNNAGAVTVNQGVSVNTSNGPAVFGQNKSWTLTNQGSLRSSDSSSFAVVLRNGVAVNNAAGATISGVGGGLTSINAPTKVVNRGVIEATAGSGVELHAGGGLENMQGARITGGTAGLYLINGSDQVVNAGTISATNGAGVHLEGGNTRLRNERSGAISGTTYGLQMVNGSEAVTNLGQIAASAGVGVDFSAGGTLVNLQGASIQGSVGGVHTTNGAAQITTAGTIGGGTYSVQFATGNGTLTMQTGALLQGAALGGDTSHLILEGTGTASNDFLKFGSLDMVGSEWTLLGRTEARTATVSNGRLLIGVPGSSGAILYADTVTIQPGTELVAYNSKIHGDVTNRGTFYVGNGYAFPSGTAPSTVYLEGAYTNVGKTILSAGQPFGNTLNIAGSYSGVGGSLTVGALLDDPYLGPIANQVADRMLIHGAAVGPTNVMVLTRTETQGAAAAIAAVAKTLPTNAYARQDGLVVSATEGVSLIQVAGASSAGAFTMARDYVTGGTPYQFKLLAFGPGSPNGPAAASQNLVGFPNSYWDYRLERVYVTAVPLPPGTVGTLPPGGGGTDPGDGGGTNPGGGGGTNPGGGGGTNPGGGGGTNPGGGGGTNPGGGGGTNPGGGGGTNPGGGGGTNPGGGGGGGGGTETPGRWVVAPQVPGYISQTGALFNAGLQDLDSLHRRLGEIHGATESGADSRAGEGFIRVYGNTSSYKTDVSFERYGYDADQNYSAVQFGGNAILNHYQNATLRLGGAVSLGHSRVTPDAVDGDSITRTDTQNLAAMATYLHDDGWYVDAILSGGIFQAGTTTSTYGGDEVASYDGNSYAASIEFGYPLALGNGGFSFEPQFQYVWQRLRFDDFTDKDGIATRLGSQSQNIVRLGGRLTRSFETGDGTRMTPYLTADYLQGLDGDGAIVVGDVDFPVGKYGRNWRVGAGLSGMATRQLSLYAEFSYQRQFNDAGWDGWQFNGGLRYMFGG, from the coding sequence ATGAAACCAGCATCTACGCGTATTTTTGCACTGACCCCCATCATGCTGGGGGTGGCCATACTCTGCTGGTCGCAGCAGAGCAATGCGCTGGCGGTGGTTGATACGAGTGGCACGACAACCGTGAACCTAGACTCATTACCCGATCCCAACAACGCCGGCGCCGTCACCGTCAACCAGGGCGTCTCGGTCAACACCTCGAATGGTCCGGCCGTGTTCGGCCAGAACAAATCCTGGACCCTGACGAACCAGGGCTCGCTGAGGAGTTCCGATTCCAGTTCGTTTGCCGTGGTGCTGCGAAACGGCGTTGCGGTAAACAATGCCGCGGGCGCCACCATTTCCGGGGTCGGCGGCGGGCTGACCTCGATCAACGCGCCCACCAAGGTCGTCAACCGCGGCGTGATCGAAGCAACCGCCGGTTCGGGCGTTGAACTGCACGCCGGCGGCGGCCTCGAGAACATGCAGGGCGCGCGCATCACCGGCGGCACGGCGGGGCTCTACCTGATCAACGGCTCGGATCAGGTCGTCAATGCGGGCACCATTTCGGCCACGAACGGCGCCGGCGTTCATTTGGAGGGCGGGAACACCAGGCTGCGCAACGAACGGTCCGGGGCCATCAGTGGCACGACCTACGGCCTGCAGATGGTCAACGGCTCGGAGGCCGTGACCAACCTCGGCCAGATTGCCGCGAGCGCAGGCGTTGGCGTCGATTTTTCGGCCGGCGGTACGCTGGTGAATCTGCAGGGCGCATCCATTCAGGGCAGCGTCGGCGGCGTGCACACAACGAACGGTGCCGCACAGATCACCACGGCAGGCACGATCGGCGGCGGGACGTATTCGGTGCAGTTTGCGACCGGCAACGGCACGCTCACGATGCAGACGGGGGCGTTGCTGCAGGGCGCGGCGCTCGGCGGCGATACCAGTCATCTCATCCTGGAAGGGACGGGGACCGCCAGCAACGACTTCCTCAAGTTCGGCTCGCTGGACATGGTCGGCAGCGAGTGGACGCTGCTCGGTCGCACCGAAGCGCGCACGGCAACGGTCTCCAACGGCCGCCTTCTGATCGGCGTGCCGGGTTCCAGTGGCGCGATCCTCTATGCGGATACCGTGACGATCCAGCCCGGTACCGAACTGGTCGCCTACAACAGCAAAATCCATGGCGACGTGACCAATCGAGGCACGTTCTATGTTGGCAACGGCTACGCCTTCCCCAGCGGCACGGCGCCATCCACCGTTTATCTCGAAGGCGCTTATACCAACGTCGGCAAAACAATCCTCAGCGCGGGCCAGCCGTTCGGAAACACGCTGAACATCGCGGGCAGCTATAGCGGTGTCGGCGGCTCGCTGACGGTTGGCGCCCTGCTGGATGATCCTTATCTCGGCCCCATCGCAAACCAGGTGGCCGACCGGATGCTGATTCACGGCGCCGCCGTCGGCCCCACGAACGTGATGGTCCTGACCAGGACTGAAACGCAAGGCGCGGCAGCCGCAATTGCTGCGGTTGCCAAGACATTGCCGACCAATGCCTATGCCAGACAGGACGGACTGGTGGTTTCGGCAACCGAGGGGGTCTCGCTGATTCAGGTTGCCGGCGCATCGTCGGCCGGTGCGTTCACGATGGCCCGCGACTATGTCACAGGCGGAACGCCGTACCAGTTCAAACTCCTGGCGTTCGGCCCCGGCTCACCGAACGGCCCGGCTGCGGCCAGCCAGAATCTGGTCGGGTTCCCGAATTCGTACTGGGACTACCGGCTTGAGCGCGTCTATGTCACCGCGGTGCCGCTTCCTCCGGGAACGGTTGGCACCCTGCCGCCCGGCGGCGGAGGCACGGATCCAGGCGACGGCGGTGGCACGAATCCCGGCGGTGGCGGCGGGACGAATCCCGGCGGCGGTGGTGGCACGAACCCCGGCGGTGGCGGCGGGACGAATCCCGGCGGCGGTGGTGGCACGAATCCCGGCGGTGGCGGCGGGACGAATCCCGGCGGCGGCGGCGGCACGAACCCCGGCGGCGGTGGTGGAACAAACCCCGGCGGTGGCGGCGGTGGCGGCGGTGGCACCGAGACTCCGGGGCGCTGGGTGGTTGCCCCGCAAGTACCGGGCTACATCAGCCAGACCGGCGCGCTCTTCAATGCAGGCCTGCAGGATCTGGACAGCCTGCACCGCCGCCTTGGCGAGATTCACGGGGCCACGGAGTCCGGGGCCGATTCGCGCGCTGGAGAAGGCTTCATCCGGGTCTATGGCAATACGTCGAGCTACAAGACCGACGTTTCATTCGAGCGCTACGGTTATGACGCCGATCAGAATTATTCGGCGGTGCAGTTCGGTGGCAACGCCATCCTGAATCATTACCAGAACGCCACGCTTCGGCTGGGCGGTGCCGTTTCGCTGGGGCATTCCCGGGTGACTCCGGATGCCGTGGACGGCGACAGCATCACGCGTACCGATACGCAGAATCTGGCGGCGATGGCAACGTACCTGCATGACGACGGCTGGTATGTGGATGCGATCCTGTCCGGCGGGATATTCCAGGCAGGAACGACGACGTCGACCTATGGCGGCGACGAGGTCGCCTCGTATGACGGCAACAGCTACGCCGCGTCGATCGAGTTTGGCTATCCGCTGGCTCTGGGCAATGGTGGATTCAGTTTCGAACCGCAGTTCCAGTATGTCTGGCAACGCCTCCGCTTCGACGACTTCACCGACAAGGACGGCATCGCTACCCGCCTGGGCAGCCAGTCCCAGAATATCGTGCGCCTTGGCGGGCGGCTGACCCGCAGCTTCGAGACCGGCGACGGCACGCGCATGACGCCTTACCTGACCGCCGACTATCTGCAAGGGCTCGATGGCGATGGCGCCATCGTGGTCGGCGACGTCGACTTTCCGGTCGGAAAGTATGGCCGGAACTGGCGGGTGGGCGCCGGGCTCAGCGGCATGGCGACCAGGCAGTTGTCGCTCTATGCCGAATTCTCGTATCAGCGGCAGTTCAACGACGCGGGATGGGACGGCTGGCAGTTCAACGGCGGCCTGCGCTACATGTTCGGTGGATGA